One Acidobacteriota bacterium DNA window includes the following coding sequences:
- a CDS encoding acyl-CoA dehydrogenase family protein, whose translation MAIIKGGSFLFEERSPEEVFTREDISEEQQMFASVAAEFMQKEVVTRSEQIYAKDWPVTRELLLKAGELDLLRVDIPEAYGGMGLDKVSSAYVGEQIAVMPSFGASLGAHTTIGTLPIVYFGTAEQRAKYLPKLATGEWIAAYCLTEPGSGSDALAAKTKATLSEDGKHYILRGQKMWITNGGFADIFIVFAKVDGEKFTAFIVEKGPGVVPGHEEKKLGLDGSSTTAVMLEDAKVPVENVLGEIGKGHVVAFNILNLGRLKLGSRNIGGAKFALDNAIAYSKERHQFNRAIASFGLIKRKLAEMAVRCYVGDALVWRTLGAIDQSLETIDAADPMQALKAIEQFAVECSIIKVWTSEALALVTDETVQVYGGYGYSKDYPAERAYRDARITRIYEGTNEINRMIIPTRLLKGAAKDRLPNLYEEISDILDRTITDPGSEGLTYVYRSLKNVKETAKLALAAIAETYGDKFSEEQEVVALAADIVIETYAIESALLRTEKLIAAKGREQCSLAVDLTCAYASDATDRVAVSASNLAAGLNEPKRLREAFERLSIHRPVNTIAARRRIADAMIEANRYLW comes from the coding sequence ATGGCAATCATCAAAGGCGGCAGTTTCCTGTTTGAAGAGCGCTCACCCGAAGAAGTTTTCACCCGCGAAGACATCAGCGAAGAGCAGCAGATGTTTGCCAGCGTGGCCGCCGAGTTCATGCAAAAGGAAGTCGTGACGCGTTCTGAGCAGATTTACGCCAAAGATTGGCCGGTGACGCGCGAACTGTTGCTGAAAGCGGGCGAACTGGATTTACTGCGCGTGGACATTCCCGAAGCCTATGGCGGAATGGGATTGGACAAAGTCAGTTCGGCATACGTTGGCGAACAGATTGCGGTCATGCCCTCGTTCGGCGCTTCTCTGGGCGCCCACACCACGATCGGAACCCTACCGATTGTCTATTTCGGCACGGCGGAACAACGCGCAAAGTATTTGCCGAAGCTGGCCACGGGCGAATGGATCGCGGCGTATTGTTTGACGGAACCCGGATCGGGTTCCGATGCCCTGGCCGCCAAAACCAAAGCCACATTGAGCGAAGACGGCAAACATTACATTTTGCGCGGGCAGAAAATGTGGATCACCAACGGTGGCTTTGCCGACATTTTCATCGTCTTTGCCAAAGTAGATGGCGAAAAGTTCACGGCTTTCATTGTCGAAAAAGGTCCCGGGGTGGTTCCCGGCCACGAAGAGAAAAAGCTCGGCCTGGACGGCAGTTCGACGACGGCGGTGATGTTGGAAGACGCCAAAGTGCCTGTCGAAAACGTGCTCGGCGAAATCGGCAAAGGCCACGTGGTCGCGTTCAACATTTTGAACCTCGGCCGGTTGAAACTCGGCAGCCGGAACATCGGCGGCGCCAAGTTCGCGCTCGACAACGCGATTGCCTATTCCAAAGAACGTCATCAATTCAATCGAGCCATCGCCAGTTTCGGATTGATCAAGCGCAAACTGGCCGAAATGGCGGTTCGTTGTTATGTGGGCGATGCGCTGGTTTGGCGAACGCTGGGCGCAATTGATCAATCCCTGGAAACGATTGACGCCGCCGATCCGATGCAGGCGCTCAAGGCCATCGAACAATTTGCCGTCGAATGTTCCATTATCAAAGTTTGGACCAGCGAAGCGTTGGCCTTGGTAACCGATGAAACCGTTCAGGTGTATGGCGGATACGGTTATTCCAAGGATTATCCGGCGGAACGCGCCTACCGCGATGCGCGCATCACGCGCATCTATGAAGGCACGAACGAAATCAACCGGATGATTATTCCGACACGGTTGCTGAAAGGCGCGGCCAAAGATCGGTTGCCAAACCTGTATGAAGAAATCAGCGATATTCTTGACCGAACGATCACCGATCCGGGCAGCGAAGGGTTGACGTATGTGTATCGCTCGCTGAAAAACGTCAAAGAGACGGCCAAGCTGGCTCTGGCGGCCATCGCCGAAACCTATGGCGATAAATTCAGCGAAGAACAAGAAGTCGTTGCGCTGGCCGCCGACATCGTGATTGAAACCTACGCCATTGAAAGCGCGCTTTTGAGAACCGAAAAGCTGATCGCCGCCAAAGGGCGCGAACAATGTTCGCTGGCCGTTGACCTGACTTGCGCCTATGCCAGCGATGCGACGGATCGCGTAGCGGTTTCCGCCAGCAATCTGGCCGCAGGACTGAACGAACCCAAACGATTGCGCGAAGCCTTCGAGCGGTTGTCCATCCACCGTCCCGTCAACACCATCGCGGCCCGGCGACGCATTGCCGACGCAATGATCGAAGCCAATCGGTATTTGTGGTGA
- a CDS encoding transcriptional repressor has protein sequence MSDFAKEKEIFFSHLKDAGLKKTGQREVILEVFLKTEGHLSAEDLYNLVKVEDPTVGFTTVYRTLKLMCECGLAREEGMGDGFKRYEHLYNHPHHDHLICTECNDLIEFYSEVIERKQDEIALSYNFKPTRHSLRIWGICSACQKKAKTKAAAK, from the coding sequence ATGAGTGATTTCGCCAAGGAAAAAGAGATTTTCTTCAGTCATTTGAAAGACGCTGGATTGAAGAAAACCGGTCAGCGCGAGGTGATCCTGGAGGTTTTTTTGAAGACCGAAGGCCACCTCAGCGCCGAGGACTTGTATAACCTGGTCAAGGTTGAAGACCCGACGGTTGGTTTTACGACCGTCTATCGCACGCTAAAGCTGATGTGTGAATGCGGCTTGGCGCGCGAAGAAGGTATGGGCGATGGATTCAAGCGGTACGAACATTTGTACAATCACCCGCATCACGACCACCTGATTTGCACTGAATGCAATGACTTGATTGAGTTTTACAGCGAAGTCATCGAACGGAAGCAGGACGAAATCGCGCTTTCATATAATTTCAAACCGACGCGTCACAGCTTGCGCATCTGGGGCATTTGTTCCGCCTGCCAGAAAAAGGCCAAAACCAAAGCTGCAGCGAAATAA
- a CDS encoding DPP IV N-terminal domain-containing protein has translation MNKKYGNAFQRVLCGVLILAISLSPIYASAQDRLKAMPGYDQYQKMAGQISGSVKPGTLQVKWLDGGKAFEFRRDGKNFRYDVTTRMAAEAEPSTAAGPAPTNRFRRGGPERGRQFDSAMSPDGKLKAFYKDRNLWVGDSNGGSETAITTDGSEKTRIKYGTASWVYGEELNQNTAMWWSPDGKKIAFYRFDESPVPDFFLQLDQTKLQSKMDIEAYPKSGVANPIADLFAYDLDSKKTVKFDVRDGRPFDNSVVGHYVYNVSWSPDGTELLANRTNRRQNIMEFIACNPETGKCRVVVHEEWLPSWTENTPAIHYLKDGKRFIWTSERTGFKNFYLYELSGKLLATLTNHPFEVANIVRVDEEAGVLYYMARSGDNHMKLQLHRVGLDGKGDKRLTDPKLNHAVDVAPDGKCFIDIAQTHDIPPITRLVDADGKVIEELAKSDTSKFDQLGLKRVELITYKAADGVTDLHGLLHFPSNFDPSKKYPLLVSVYGGPATNGARETFAMPNPMTEYGFLVATLDSRSAAGRGKKFLDAIYMKLGITEIDDQAAGVRSLWNRPYVNKERVGIFGTSYGGYASAMCLLRHPDVFQAASAGSAVTAWYHYDSIYTERYMWIPQENKDGYEAGSAMNYADKLKGRLMIYYGTADNNVHPNNSMQLIQALQKAGKSFEVQVGPDAGHSGLRQDRMMEFFIENLVMK, from the coding sequence ATGAACAAAAAATATGGCAATGCTTTTCAGCGTGTTCTTTGTGGAGTTTTGATCTTGGCCATCAGTCTTTCGCCGATTTATGCCAGCGCGCAGGATCGGTTGAAGGCCATGCCTGGCTATGACCAGTACCAGAAAATGGCCGGGCAGATTTCCGGTTCCGTCAAACCGGGAACGTTGCAAGTGAAATGGTTGGATGGTGGCAAAGCGTTTGAATTTCGTCGCGATGGCAAAAACTTTCGCTACGATGTGACGACACGAATGGCGGCGGAAGCGGAGCCTTCCACGGCAGCAGGACCTGCGCCGACCAATCGGTTCAGGCGCGGAGGGCCGGAACGTGGCAGGCAATTCGATTCGGCAATGTCTCCGGATGGCAAACTCAAAGCGTTTTATAAAGATCGCAATTTATGGGTTGGTGATTCCAATGGTGGCAGCGAAACCGCGATCACCACGGATGGCAGCGAAAAAACTCGGATCAAATATGGCACTGCGAGCTGGGTGTACGGCGAAGAGTTGAACCAGAACACGGCGATGTGGTGGTCGCCCGATGGCAAAAAAATCGCGTTTTATCGGTTCGATGAAAGCCCCGTACCGGATTTCTTCTTGCAACTCGATCAAACCAAGTTGCAAAGCAAAATGGACATCGAAGCCTATCCGAAATCGGGCGTCGCCAATCCGATTGCGGATTTGTTCGCCTACGACCTGGACTCAAAAAAGACCGTGAAATTCGACGTGCGGGATGGCAGGCCGTTCGACAATTCCGTTGTAGGACATTACGTGTACAACGTCTCATGGTCACCGGACGGCACGGAGTTGCTGGCGAATCGAACCAATCGTCGACAGAACATCATGGAATTCATTGCCTGTAATCCCGAAACCGGCAAATGCCGCGTGGTTGTTCACGAAGAGTGGCTGCCAAGCTGGACGGAAAATACTCCGGCGATTCATTACCTGAAAGACGGCAAACGGTTCATCTGGACTTCGGAGCGCACGGGGTTCAAGAACTTTTATCTGTATGAACTGAGCGGCAAATTGTTGGCGACATTGACGAATCATCCGTTTGAAGTCGCCAACATCGTGCGCGTGGATGAAGAAGCCGGAGTGCTGTATTACATGGCGCGCAGCGGCGACAACCACATGAAATTGCAGCTTCATCGTGTCGGTTTGGATGGCAAAGGCGACAAACGACTGACCGATCCGAAATTGAACCATGCGGTAGATGTTGCGCCCGATGGCAAATGCTTTATTGACATTGCGCAAACGCACGACATTCCGCCGATCACTCGGCTGGTAGATGCCGATGGCAAAGTCATCGAAGAACTGGCCAAAAGCGACACTTCGAAATTTGACCAGCTTGGATTGAAGCGGGTGGAACTGATTACTTACAAGGCCGCGGACGGCGTGACGGATTTGCACGGGCTGCTGCATTTTCCATCGAACTTCGATCCGAGCAAAAAGTATCCGCTGTTGGTCAGCGTGTACGGTGGCCCGGCAACGAATGGCGCGCGTGAAACCTTCGCGATGCCGAACCCAATGACGGAATACGGATTTCTGGTGGCCACGCTGGATTCGCGCAGCGCAGCCGGTCGCGGCAAAAAGTTTCTGGACGCGATTTATATGAAACTCGGCATCACGGAAATTGATGACCAGGCGGCAGGCGTGCGTTCGCTGTGGAATCGCCCATACGTGAACAAAGAGCGCGTCGGCATCTTCGGCACTTCGTATGGTGGTTATGCTTCGGCGATGTGTTTGCTGCGTCATCCGGATGTGTTTCAGGCGGCTTCAGCGGGTTCGGCGGTGACGGCTTGGTATCACTACGATTCGATTTACACCGAACGTTATATGTGGATTCCGCAGGAAAACAAGGACGGTTACGAAGCGGGCAGCGCGATGAATTATGCCGACAAGCTGAAAGGCCGCTTGATGATTTACTACGGAACGGCGGACAATAACGTGCATCCGAACAACTCCATGCAGTTGATTCAGGCGTTGCAGAAAGCCGGAAAGAGCTTTGAAGTCCAGGTAGGCCCGGACGCCGGACATTCCGGGTTGCGCCAGGATCGTATGATGGAGTTTTTCATCGAAAATCTGGTGATGAAGTAG
- a CDS encoding CRTAC1 family protein — protein MKLTNSRSVLLLLASFFIAACQQPTTQTTPTPTPAPVATEASPETAASPSPLAATLPPLPDKFAPVEFTDITAQAGIKFRHNNGAYGKKYLPETTGSGCAFLDYDNDGWQDALLINSIDFDDAPKKRRSVMALYHNNQNGTFTDVTAAAGLAKPMYGMGAAIGDFDNDGFDDIYVTALGENKLFRNAGNGKFTDVTAKMGVGGSAADFSTSAAWLDYDKDGKLDLFVANYVAWTIAGDLNCTLDGANKSYCTPESYKGQSAKLYHNLGGKFEDVTEKAGVGDPTSKSLGVATFDYDHDGWVDIFVANDTQPNKLYKNNGNGAFSEVATTAGIAFSEEGKARAGMGVDFADYDGSGYASLIIGNFSNEMLGVYHNEGKSGLFIDEAPSTTLGQATLLSLTFGLFFFDYDLDGRPDIFLANGHVADDINKVQPKITYAMRPKLFHNEGKKKFTEMTAKAGKPFARPIVARGTAYADFDNDGDLDVLLTTNGGPAYLLRNEGGNQARFARFKTIGAGSNRDGIGAKVTVFLPDGAKQWQAVHSGSSYCSQSDLALTFGLGRNDKIDRVEIEWPSGKVDKLSGLAANQLYVVKEGSGVSESKPLPMAAPVPQPSPSATIAAK, from the coding sequence ATGAAGTTGACCAATTCGCGTTCCGTCCTGTTGCTACTGGCTTCATTCTTTATTGCTGCGTGCCAGCAACCAACGACTCAAACCACGCCGACACCAACTCCGGCCCCCGTCGCAACCGAAGCTTCGCCCGAAACTGCGGCTTCTCCTTCGCCGCTGGCCGCGACGCTTCCGCCGCTGCCGGATAAGTTTGCGCCTGTTGAATTCACCGATATCACCGCGCAAGCGGGGATCAAATTCCGACACAACAATGGCGCTTACGGCAAAAAGTACCTGCCCGAAACCACTGGTTCCGGCTGCGCCTTTCTGGATTATGACAACGACGGTTGGCAAGATGCGCTGCTGATCAACTCCATAGATTTTGACGACGCGCCCAAAAAACGCCGCTCTGTGATGGCGCTGTATCACAACAACCAAAACGGCACGTTCACGGATGTCACTGCCGCCGCCGGATTGGCAAAACCGATGTATGGAATGGGCGCGGCCATCGGCGATTTCGACAACGACGGGTTTGACGACATTTACGTGACGGCGCTTGGCGAAAACAAACTCTTTCGCAACGCAGGCAATGGCAAGTTCACAGATGTCACGGCCAAAATGGGTGTCGGCGGTTCAGCGGCAGATTTTTCCACTAGCGCCGCCTGGCTGGATTATGACAAGGACGGCAAGCTGGATTTATTCGTCGCCAATTACGTCGCCTGGACAATCGCTGGCGATTTGAACTGCACGCTCGACGGAGCCAACAAGAGCTATTGCACGCCCGAAAGTTACAAAGGCCAGTCGGCCAAGCTCTACCACAATCTCGGCGGGAAGTTTGAAGACGTAACCGAAAAAGCCGGGGTCGGCGATCCAACCAGCAAATCGCTCGGCGTGGCGACATTCGATTACGACCACGACGGTTGGGTGGATATTTTCGTCGCCAACGACACACAACCGAACAAGCTTTACAAAAACAATGGCAACGGCGCCTTCAGCGAAGTCGCTACCACCGCCGGAATCGCTTTCAGCGAAGAGGGTAAAGCGCGCGCAGGCATGGGCGTTGATTTCGCCGATTACGACGGCAGCGGCTACGCCAGTTTGATCATCGGAAACTTTTCAAACGAAATGCTCGGCGTGTACCACAACGAAGGCAAATCCGGCCTGTTCATTGACGAAGCTCCGTCCACGACCTTGGGGCAAGCGACGCTGCTCAGTTTGACGTTTGGATTGTTCTTTTTCGATTACGACCTGGATGGCCGTCCGGACATCTTTTTGGCGAATGGCCACGTCGCCGACGACATCAACAAGGTTCAGCCGAAAATCACTTATGCCATGCGTCCGAAGCTGTTCCACAACGAAGGCAAAAAGAAATTCACCGAAATGACGGCAAAAGCCGGCAAACCCTTCGCCCGGCCAATTGTTGCGCGCGGAACCGCTTACGCCGATTTCGACAACGACGGCGATCTGGATGTATTGCTGACGACCAACGGCGGCCCGGCGTATTTGCTGCGTAACGAAGGCGGCAATCAGGCGCGCTTCGCCCGGTTCAAGACCATTGGCGCAGGCTCCAACCGGGACGGCATCGGAGCCAAGGTCACTGTCTTCTTGCCCGATGGCGCCAAACAATGGCAAGCCGTTCACAGCGGATCGAGTTACTGTTCGCAAAGCGATCTGGCGCTGACGTTTGGTTTGGGCCGAAACGATAAAATTGACCGCGTCGAAATCGAATGGCCGAGCGGCAAAGTGGACAAGCTGTCCGGCCTGGCGGCCAACCAGCTTTACGTTGTCAAAGAAGGCAGCGGCGTCAGCGAAAGCAAGCCGCTCCCGATGGCCGCTCCCGTACCTCAACCCTCGCCCAGCGCGACGATTGCGGCAAAGTAA
- a CDS encoding DEAD/DEAH box helicase → MNFVELGLQQPLADRCKSLGFTEPTPIQKRAIPVVLRGSDLIGCASTGTGKTAAFLLPILQNLTTKKHEGGKRAVRVLVLTPTRELASQVTDNLYELDAKRKARAVTIVGGASFNRQNLELRKGVQIVIATPGRLTDHIENKTVDLSRVEVLVLDEADRMLDMGFLPVIRQIIGLLPEERQTLLFSATMSAPVETIARQYMDSPEIVDVNPRGKAATTVKQMAYPVALESKTNLLLHLLERERFERVLVFTRTRRGAERLSNLLAARKHQVNRIHADRSQSQREAALRGFRDGRYRVLVATDIAARGIDVDSISHVINFDLPDVAEDYVHRIGRTGRAGNEGQALTLLTPVDELSMRAIEKLTGQKVERVVLEGFGGMTSMIEKASSPMSNRGGFRSFGSRRSGRRQFA, encoded by the coding sequence ATGAATTTTGTTGAGTTGGGATTGCAGCAGCCTCTGGCTGATCGTTGCAAATCCCTTGGGTTTACTGAGCCGACGCCGATTCAAAAACGGGCGATCCCAGTTGTTTTACGCGGCTCTGATTTGATTGGTTGTGCCTCAACAGGCACCGGCAAGACGGCGGCGTTTTTGCTGCCGATCCTGCAAAATTTGACAACGAAAAAACATGAGGGCGGCAAGCGCGCGGTTCGCGTTCTGGTTTTAACGCCGACTCGCGAATTGGCTTCACAAGTTACCGACAACCTGTACGAACTGGACGCCAAACGAAAAGCTCGCGCAGTGACCATCGTCGGCGGAGCGAGTTTTAACCGCCAGAACCTGGAGCTTCGCAAAGGCGTGCAGATTGTCATTGCGACTCCAGGTCGGTTAACCGACCACATTGAAAACAAAACAGTTGATTTGTCGCGCGTGGAAGTTCTGGTGCTGGACGAAGCCGACCGAATGCTCGATATGGGCTTTCTGCCGGTGATTCGCCAAATCATCGGTTTGCTGCCGGAAGAACGGCAGACGTTGCTGTTTTCGGCGACGATGTCGGCACCGGTTGAAACGATCGCGCGGCAGTACATGGACTCACCGGAAATCGTGGACGTGAATCCGCGCGGCAAAGCCGCCACAACCGTCAAACAAATGGCCTATCCGGTGGCCTTGGAATCCAAAACCAATTTGTTGCTGCATTTGCTGGAACGTGAACGGTTTGAGCGAGTGTTGGTTTTCACCCGCACGCGTCGCGGAGCCGAGCGATTGTCGAACTTGCTGGCCGCGCGTAAACATCAGGTCAATCGCATTCACGCCGACCGGTCGCAATCGCAACGCGAAGCCGCACTGCGCGGATTTCGCGATGGGCGATATCGCGTGCTGGTGGCAACGGACATCGCCGCGCGCGGAATTGATGTGGATTCGATTTCGCACGTTATCAACTTTGATTTGCCCGATGTCGCGGAAGATTACGTTCACCGCATTGGCCGCACCGGTCGCGCCGGGAACGAAGGCCAGGCGCTGACCTTGCTGACGCCTGTGGATGAACTTTCCATGCGCGCCATTGAAAAGTTGACCGGCCAAAAAGTCGAACGTGTTGTGTTGGAAGGATTCGGAGGAATGACTTCGATGATTGAGAAAGCATCCTCCCCGATGAGCAATCGTGGCGGATTTCGCTCCTTCGGTTCCCGCCGCTCCGGCAGACGGCAATTCGCTTAA
- a CDS encoding RNA-binding protein, translated as MKLYVGNLSFQTTEDELLDLFSQAGNVASASVVTDRDTGRSRGFAFVEMGSKEEGEAAITQFNGAEINGRALTVNEARPKESRGGFGGGGGRGGGRGGFGGGRGGGRGGFGGGGGRGGGRY; from the coding sequence ATGAAACTCTATGTTGGCAACCTCTCGTTCCAGACGACCGAAGATGAATTGTTGGATTTGTTTTCACAGGCTGGGAATGTTGCATCGGCTTCAGTGGTGACGGATCGCGACACAGGCCGTTCACGCGGATTCGCATTCGTTGAAATGGGCAGCAAGGAAGAAGGCGAAGCAGCCATCACCCAATTCAATGGTGCTGAAATCAATGGTCGCGCCCTGACGGTCAACGAAGCTCGTCCGAAAGAAAGCCGTGGCGGCTTTGGCGGCGGCGGTGGTCGTGGTGGCGGACGCGGTGGCTTCGGCGGCGGTCGTGGCGGCGGACGCGGCGGCTTCGGCGGCGGCGGCGGTCGCGGCGGCGGTCGTTACTAA
- a CDS encoding glycosyltransferase family 39 protein codes for MNDDQLRGTSGNPQSAIRIPQWCPQSAIWAVFVAMLVVSWRRWTSPIADSGREMDLPWRLLQGEWLYRDVHHIYPPLAPYFNALLYRIFGAQLDVLSAAGIICSAILAALCYRIARRLFEPMESAIATIAIVVFCIFKPAGNLIQPYSFAALYACACSLGVLLLTLRHAEDRKRRELVFAGLLIGIAAITKQEFALTGAATVTAALVYQYLPTLKSQISKLKWLVSDLLLAALPAASIALPVYGWLLATRGWQTMVEDCHLFYTHLPPSLVFYNAQRTGLDRPLLSVLQMLGAAAVAFAALSFVVMLGDRRKKILKWSALALLSSFVTIVAIKLVVGNQWDGSPLRALPILLLAIIAAELWKIGQGKEAGKSQHPTSSTQHPALLIIAVYSFAILARVALRVPSGGAFGGFFLPTSLLLFCYLFWRILPNAIERWTADEASVRRTLIFGRALLAITILAAAVTFGIRYRKNFSVEIRAERGHFFAPKVTGREISEALNFIKTSTQPGESIAVLPEGSDLAFLTNRRMPLRHQILIPGLMSARDEQQAIACLQRERVRYVLIVNRPMREFGQEAFGRDFYTQLGGWIEAHYRLVKIFGKTQNDDPQIGDPKFFIKVYERHD; via the coding sequence TTTGGGCGGTGTTTGTGGCGATGCTCGTCGTTTCGTGGCGGCGCTGGACTTCACCCATTGCCGACAGCGGGCGCGAGATGGATTTGCCGTGGCGGTTGCTTCAAGGCGAATGGCTGTATCGAGACGTTCACCACATTTACCCGCCGCTGGCGCCGTATTTCAACGCGCTGCTGTATCGCATCTTCGGCGCGCAGTTGGATGTGCTGTCTGCTGCTGGAATCATCTGCTCCGCGATCCTCGCCGCACTTTGCTATCGAATCGCGCGCCGGTTGTTTGAACCGATGGAATCCGCCATCGCCACCATTGCCATTGTCGTTTTCTGCATCTTCAAACCGGCAGGAAACCTGATTCAACCTTACTCATTCGCTGCGTTGTACGCTTGTGCTTGTTCGCTGGGCGTTTTGCTGCTGACATTGCGCCATGCAGAGGATCGGAAGAGAAGAGAATTGGTCTTTGCCGGACTCCTGATTGGCATTGCCGCCATCACCAAACAAGAATTTGCGCTGACCGGAGCCGCTACGGTAACAGCGGCTTTGGTTTACCAGTACCTGCCGACTCTCAAATCTCAAATCTCAAAATTGAAATGGTTGGTGTCGGATTTGCTGCTCGCGGCGTTGCCTGCCGCCTCGATTGCATTGCCGGTGTACGGCTGGTTATTGGCGACGCGCGGCTGGCAAACGATGGTTGAAGATTGCCATTTGTTTTACACGCATCTGCCGCCGTCGCTGGTTTTTTATAATGCCCAGCGAACGGGGCTGGATCGTCCGCTGTTGTCCGTGCTGCAAATGTTGGGAGCTGCGGCTGTGGCTTTCGCCGCCTTGAGTTTTGTCGTGATGTTGGGTGACAGGCGAAAGAAAATCCTGAAATGGTCGGCGCTGGCATTGCTGAGTTCGTTTGTCACAATCGTAGCCATCAAGCTGGTTGTTGGAAATCAATGGGATGGGAGTCCGCTCCGCGCCTTGCCCATTCTGCTGCTGGCAATTATCGCGGCTGAGCTTTGGAAAATCGGGCAGGGAAAAGAAGCTGGGAAAAGCCAGCATCCAACATCTAGCACCCAGCATCCTGCCCTCCTCATTATTGCGGTGTACAGTTTTGCAATTCTTGCGCGAGTCGCCTTGCGTGTACCCAGTGGCGGAGCCTTCGGCGGATTCTTTCTGCCGACTTCGTTGCTTTTGTTTTGTTACCTGTTCTGGCGGATTTTGCCAAACGCGATTGAGCGATGGACTGCCGATGAGGCTTCTGTTCGTCGCACACTGATTTTTGGCAGAGCCTTGCTGGCGATCACGATTTTGGCCGCAGCCGTCACCTTCGGCATTCGCTATCGCAAAAATTTCAGCGTCGAAATTCGCGCCGAACGAGGCCATTTCTTCGCTCCGAAAGTGACCGGGAGGGAAATTTCCGAGGCCTTGAACTTCATCAAAACTTCGACACAGCCGGGCGAATCCATTGCCGTTTTGCCCGAAGGCAGCGATTTGGCCTTTTTGACAAATCGGCGAATGCCATTGCGCCACCAAATATTGATTCCGGGATTGATGAGCGCTCGCGATGAGCAGCAAGCCATCGCCTGCTTGCAGCGAGAACGCGTTCGATATGTGTTGATCGTCAATCGGCCAATGCGCGAATTCGGCCAGGAAGCCTTTGGCAGAGATTTTTACACACAACTCGGCGGATGGATTGAGGCGCATTACCGGCTGGTGAAAATCTTTGGCAAAACCCAAAATGATGACCCGCAAATCGGCGATCCTAAATTTTTCATCAAAGTTTACGAACGCCACGACTAA